A region of Blattabacterium cuenoti STAT DNA encodes the following proteins:
- a CDS encoding bifunctional riboflavin kinase/FAD synthetase — translation MKIYSLINEFSSLDPCVFTLGIFDGVHIGHQKIIKNLILRSRKKYCSVLLTFHPHPKEILNTNKKFFYLNTLSERIYNLKKTGIEHLIVHPFTTNFSKLRTKDFLKKILHPKSKIRKIITGYDSIIGKNRDSSYEELKKISHKYGIKVYKVNPYKFQKKIVSSTHIRESLLLGNIQWANRALGYFYTLSGNVIEGKGIGKMINFPTANLQIDSKKLIPKQGVYAVKINYLNNMYLGMLNIGINPTLEKENRKIKIEVHIFDFFENIYGKKIDILMIRIIREEKKFNSIQELKKQICMDKINIQKFFSCEKKIR, via the coding sequence TTGAAAATTTATTCATTGATTAATGAATTTTCTTCTCTTGATCCATGTGTATTTACGCTTGGAATTTTTGATGGAGTTCATATAGGTCATCAAAAAATTATTAAAAATCTAATTCTTAGATCTAGAAAAAAATATTGTTCTGTTTTGCTCACCTTCCATCCACATCCAAAAGAAATATTAAATACTAATAAAAAATTTTTTTATTTAAATACTCTTTCTGAAAGAATATATAACTTAAAAAAAACAGGAATAGAACACTTGATAGTTCATCCTTTTACTACTAATTTTTCAAAATTAAGAACAAAAGATTTTTTAAAAAAAATTTTACATCCTAAATCTAAAATTAGAAAAATCATTACTGGATATGATTCCATTATTGGAAAAAATAGAGACTCTTCTTACGAAGAATTAAAAAAAATATCTCATAAATATGGAATAAAAGTTTATAAAGTAAATCCTTATAAATTTCAAAAAAAAATAGTAAGTTCTACTCATATACGTGAGTCTCTTTTATTAGGAAATATACAATGGGCGAACCGAGCTTTGGGATATTTTTATACATTATCCGGAAATGTTATAGAAGGAAAAGGAATAGGTAAAATGATTAATTTTCCCACTGCAAATTTACAAATAGATTCTAAAAAACTGATTCCTAAACAAGGGGTTTATGCTGTAAAAATTAATTATTTAAATAACATGTATTTGGGAATGTTAAATATAGGAATAAACCCTACTCTAGAAAAAGAAAATAGAAAAATAAAAATAGAAGTGCATATATTCGATTTTTTCGAAAATATATATGGAAAAAAAATAGATATTTTAATGATTCGTATAATACGTGAAGAAAAAAAATTTAATTCAATACAAGAATTAAAAAAACAGATATGCATGGACAAAATAAATATACAGAAATTTTTTTCTTGTGAAAAAAAAATTAGATAA
- a CDS encoding F0F1 ATP synthase subunit epsilon, with the protein MRIKILNFHKILYQGDIISITAPGIQGYFQILKNHAPFISILMNGSLKLELKNIKKEIKIESGILQVKKNMIIVIL; encoded by the coding sequence ATGAGAATAAAAATTCTTAATTTTCATAAAATTTTATACCAAGGAGATATAATTTCTATTACAGCTCCTGGAATACAGGGATATTTTCAAATATTGAAAAATCATGCTCCATTTATTTCCATATTAATGAATGGAAGTTTAAAATTAGAATTAAAAAATATAAAAAAAGAAATTAAAATAGAAAGTGGAATTTTACAAGTAAAAAAAAATATGATTATTGTAATTTTATGA
- the atpD gene encoding F0F1 ATP synthase subunit beta yields MHKKKFRGVITKIIGPVIDVFFKEGSYLPKIYDALEVHSYDKNKVVLEVQQHIGDRHVRCISMEVTDGLKRGQEVYALDKPICIPIGESINGRIFNVLGDCIDGLGDIDRSKTKPIHNESPLFVNLSTNTEILYTGIKVIDLIEPYPKGGKIGLFGGAGVGKTVLIQELINNVAKNHGGKSVFAGVGERSREGNDLLREMLESGIIKYGESFMESMKKGYWDTSKVDKKTLKESKAVFVFGQMNESPGARARVALSGLTLAEYYRDQYAEEKKGQDVLFFIDNIFRFTQAGSEVSALLGRIPSSVGYQPTLSSEMGAMQERITSTNTGSITSVQAVYVPADDLTDPAPAITFSHLDATTVLSRKIASLGIYPAVDPLDSTSCILSPDIINENHYNCAQRVKEILQKYNSLQDIIAILGIEELSEEDQLIVSRARRIQRFLSQPFHVAKQFTGIEGEFVKIEDTIKGFNMIINGELDDIPESAFNLKGTIEQVIESGKKMLST; encoded by the coding sequence ATGCATAAAAAAAAATTTAGGGGGGTTATTACTAAAATTATAGGACCAGTCATCGATGTTTTTTTTAAAGAAGGATCTTATCTTCCTAAGATTTATGATGCTTTAGAAGTACATTCCTATGACAAAAATAAAGTTGTATTAGAAGTACAACAACATATAGGAGACCGTCATGTTCGTTGTATATCCATGGAAGTAACGGATGGATTAAAAAGAGGTCAAGAAGTTTATGCTTTAGATAAACCAATTTGTATTCCTATAGGAGAATCTATTAATGGTAGAATTTTTAATGTTTTAGGAGATTGCATAGACGGATTAGGAGATATAGATAGATCTAAAACTAAACCAATTCACAACGAATCTCCTTTGTTTGTGAATTTATCTACTAATACAGAGATTTTGTATACAGGAATTAAAGTAATAGATTTAATAGAACCTTATCCTAAAGGGGGGAAAATTGGATTATTTGGTGGAGCAGGAGTTGGAAAAACTGTATTGATACAAGAATTAATCAACAATGTTGCAAAAAATCATGGAGGAAAATCTGTTTTTGCAGGAGTTGGAGAAAGATCTAGGGAAGGAAACGATTTACTAAGAGAAATGCTGGAATCGGGAATTATAAAATACGGTGAATCTTTTATGGAATCTATGAAAAAAGGATATTGGGATACTTCTAAAGTAGATAAAAAAACTTTGAAGGAATCTAAAGCTGTCTTTGTTTTTGGTCAAATGAATGAATCTCCTGGAGCTAGAGCAAGAGTTGCTTTATCCGGATTAACATTGGCTGAATATTATAGAGATCAATATGCAGAAGAAAAAAAAGGACAAGATGTTTTATTTTTTATAGATAATATATTCCGTTTTACTCAAGCTGGATCAGAAGTTTCAGCGTTATTAGGAAGAATTCCTTCATCAGTAGGATATCAACCTACTTTATCTTCTGAAATGGGAGCCATGCAAGAAAGAATTACTTCTACAAATACGGGTTCTATTACTTCAGTACAAGCCGTTTATGTTCCTGCAGATGATTTAACCGATCCTGCTCCTGCTATCACATTTTCACACTTAGATGCAACTACAGTTCTTTCCAGAAAAATCGCTTCTTTAGGAATTTATCCTGCAGTAGATCCTTTAGATTCCACTTCATGTATTTTATCTCCAGATATAATAAATGAAAATCATTATAATTGTGCACAAAGAGTAAAAGAAATTTTACAAAAATATAATTCTTTACAAGATATTATAGCCATTCTTGGAATAGAAGAATTAAGTGAAGAAGACCAACTAATAGTTTCTAGAGCGAGACGTATTCAACGTTTTTTATCTCAACCGTTTCATGTAGCAAAACAATTCACGGGAATAGAAGGAGAATTTGTAAAAATTGAAGATACTATAAAAGGATTTAATATGATAATAAATGGAGAATTAGATGATATTCCAGAATCGGCTTTTAATTTAAAAGGAACCATTGAACAAGTTATAGAAAGTGGAAAAAAAATGTTATCGACATAA
- the pdxA gene encoding 4-hydroxythreonine-4-phosphate dehydrogenase PdxA produces MNYRKKKIKVGFTTGDINGIGIEIFLKVCCKKKILDFFTPILFGSPKLCFFYKKILNMEINNIREIKNFKEVVDYKINVFNIWKEDIKFESIKINHPESGKYPFSSLKTAVKALKEGKIDVLVTAPVNKKSMNFKNFSFFGHTEYLKNVLEGEPLMFMIHDILKIALVTNHLPLKRVSSELSIKKIIKSIKILHQSLIIDFSIEKPKIAVLGCNPHSGDNGLIGNEEKSKIKPAIDNFFQKKGWLIFGPYPSDSFFGNQKYINFDGVLAMYHDQGLIPFKTLTFNQGVNFTAGLSHIRTSPDHGVAYDIAKKGIANENSFEEAIFNAIKIFKNRKEYMKLNSSKLS; encoded by the coding sequence ATGAATTATAGAAAAAAAAAAATTAAAGTTGGATTTACTACGGGTGATATTAATGGAATAGGAATTGAAATTTTCCTGAAAGTTTGTTGTAAGAAAAAAATTTTAGATTTTTTTACTCCAATATTATTTGGATCACCAAAACTATGTTTTTTTTATAAAAAAATTTTAAATATGGAAATTAATAACATAAGAGAGATTAAAAATTTCAAAGAAGTTGTTGATTATAAAATAAATGTATTCAATATATGGAAAGAAGATATTAAATTTGAATCTATAAAAATCAATCATCCAGAATCAGGAAAATATCCATTTTCATCTTTAAAAACAGCTGTAAAAGCTTTAAAAGAAGGAAAAATAGATGTACTTGTAACAGCTCCTGTTAATAAAAAATCTATGAATTTCAAAAATTTTTCATTTTTTGGACATACTGAATATCTAAAAAACGTTCTAGAGGGAGAACCTTTAATGTTTATGATTCACGATATTTTAAAAATAGCTTTAGTAACTAATCATTTACCCTTAAAAAGGGTGAGTTCAGAGTTGTCTATAAAAAAAATAATAAAATCAATTAAAATTTTACATCAATCTCTTATCATTGATTTTTCTATAGAAAAACCTAAAATTGCGGTTTTAGGATGTAATCCTCATTCAGGTGATAATGGATTAATAGGAAATGAAGAAAAATCAAAAATTAAACCGGCAATTGATAATTTTTTTCAAAAAAAAGGGTGGTTAATTTTTGGTCCTTATCCTTCAGATAGTTTTTTTGGAAATCAAAAATATATAAATTTTGATGGTGTTTTAGCAATGTACCATGATCAAGGATTAATCCCTTTTAAAACCTTAACTTTTAATCAAGGGGTAAATTTTACAGCTGGCCTTTCTCACATACGAACATCTCCTGATCATGGAGTAGCTTATGATATAGCTAAAAAAGGAATAGCCAATGAAAATTCCTTTGAAGAAGCGATTTTTAATGCTATAAAAATATTTAAAAATAGAAAAGAATATATGAAACTCAATTCATCAAAATTATCATAA